A region from the Rosa rugosa chromosome 6, drRosRugo1.1, whole genome shotgun sequence genome encodes:
- the LOC133718183 gene encoding uncharacterized protein LOC133718183 produces the protein MENMQYAEELVREFLVFRGFTSTLQAFDSELSTDIGKGFQVEKIMELIFSVYVPKFQAEKLVGLLSFFKQCLSSSPETVLLATLSKMEVSILRYYVVNAVNAGRRDKVLEFFGMKGNDLLQRSQDWTPWFAIPYVKKPSADPEFRIYFSKEWYEALRLSVRNFFSEIFNGTRMPALLKISSEKTTVNRLKRDIKQLNLKLSELQALLEEKDGQIYQLRSNASSVVDESIERTKSSSSVVPEENHLTSKDAQETSPLATFQIGEAEVGRDQGAGSIGIQPELKISESNNDSNYSSSLRVGVGGTGDTIQLFQDGSYNENGTESRVEDFPEVEVDFQETFLGHTSPISCCRFSASGNNIASASDDGTVRIWTYDSSTPASRNATIYCGAKIMSLDWECKSDRLLLIGTADRGIKAWNVDAKRVVCDLQTSGQFPSVLDIKCSPVEPIFVSAAASKGHGTSYVDSLGFASLTVWNMRTWKAMTVLPLGKDPPAITSLSFNHNGKILAAAATDGMIHMFDMSAGQQITGWPAHDSAISSILFGPDETSIFSLGVDGKIFEWSLQNQGQVLWSRNCSRFCGPESSKDCRHEMALDANGRRLLVTSASVRAPIYQVRGHATNGLRTLPHSAAITTVDWHPTLPIFLTGSADNSVRVTSIL, from the exons ATGGAGAATATGCAGTATGCTGAGGAGCTTGTGAGGGAGTTTCTAGTGTTTAGGGGGTTTACTAGCACTTTGCAAGCTTTTGATTCCGAGTTGTCGACGGATATTGGCAAGGGGTTTCAGGTGGAGAAGATAATGGAGTTGATATTCTCGGTGTATGTACCGAAGTTTCAGGCAGAGAAGTTAGTTGGGTTGTTGAGTTTCTTCAAGCAGTGTCTTTCTTCATCGCCGGAGACTGTGCTTTTGGCTACTTTGTCGAAGATGGAGGTCTCTATTTTGCGGTACTATGTTGTAAATGCCGTAAATGCAGGGAGGAGGGATAAGGTTTTGGAGTTCTTTGGTATGAAGGGGAATGATTTGTTGCAAAGGAGCCAGGATTGGACTCCATGGTTTG CCATTCCATATGTAAAGAAGCCAAGCGCTGATCCTGAGTTTCGTATATATTTCTCAAAGGAATGGTATGAGGCCTTGCGTTTATCTGTGAGGAATTTTTTTAGTGAGATCTTCAATGGTACTC GTATGCCAGCCTTGTTGAAAATTAGCTCAGAGAAGACTACTGTTAACCGTTTAAAAAGAGACATCAAGCAACTGAATCTCAAGTTGTCAGAACTTCAAGCTTTGTTGGAGGAAAAAGATGGTCAGATATACCAGTTAAGAAG TAATGCTTCATCAGTAGTGGATGAAAGCATCGAACGAACCAAGAGCTCATCAAGTGTAGTGCCCGAGGAAAATCATCTTACATCTAAAGATGCTCAGGAAACTAGCCCTCTTGCTACTTTTCAAATCGGGGAAGCAGAGGTTGGTCGAGATCAGGGTGCTGGATCCATTGGAATTCAACCAGAATTAAAAATATCTGAGTCCAATAATGATTCAAACTATTCATCGAGTCTTCGTGTGGGAGTTGGTGGAACTGGTGATACCATTCAACTGTTCCAGGATGGTTCCTATAATG AAAATGGCACGGAAAGCCGTGTAGAAGATTTCCCTGAAGTTGAAGTTGACTTTCAG GAGACATTTTTGGGCCACACAAGTCCGATCAGTTGCTGCCGGTTCTCTGCATCTGGAAACAATATAGCCAGTGCATCTGACGATGGTACAGTGAG GATATGGACATATGACTCATCAACTCCAGCATCCAGAAATGCAACCATTTATTGTGGAGCCAAGATTATGTCACTTGACTGGGAATGTAAATCTGACCGATTG CTTCTCATAGGCACTGCTGATAGAGGCATTAAAGCATGGAATGTCGATGCAAAGAGAGTTGTCTGTGATCTTCAGACAAGTGGACAATTTCCAAG TGTGTTGGATATAAAATGCAGCCCTGTAGAGCCAATTTTTGTTTCTGCTGCAGCATCCAAGGG GCATGGAACGAGTTATGTTGATAGTCTGGGTTTTGCTTCATTAACTGTGTGGAACATGAGGACATGGAAGGCTATG ACAGTCCTTCCTCTTGGTAAAGATCCACCTGCAATTACATCTCTTAGTTTCAATCACAATGGGAAGATCTTAGCAGCCGCTGCAACTGATGGAATGATTCACATGTTTG ATATGTCTGCGGGTCAACAAATAACTGGGTGGCCTGCACATGACTCTGCTATAAGCTCCATTCTTTTTGGGCCTGATGAGACTAGCATTTTCAGTTTGGGAGTGGATGGAAAG ATTTTTGAATGGAGCTTGCAAAACCAAGGTCAAGTCCTTTGGTCAAGGAACTGTAGCAG GTTCTGTGGCCCTGAGAGCTCAAAAGATTGCAGACATGAAATGGCTTTGGATGCTAATGGGAGGAGACTATTGGTAACTTCTGCTTCAGTAAGAGCACCCATTTATCAG GTTAGAGGTCATGCTACAAATGGGTTGAGAACTCTCCCACACAGTGCTGCCATAACTACTGTAGATTGGCACCCAACTTTGCCCATTTTCTTAACAGGATCTGCTGATAACTCTGTCCGAGTAACATCTATATTATAA